The window TCGTGTCAGTCTGGGCGTCGAGCCCGAAGACCCGCGCCTCGCCCCCCGTCGGACGCAGGTAGTCGAGGACGATGTCGATGGTCGTGGACTTCCCCGCGCCGTTGGGACCGAGGAAGCCGAACACCTCCCCCTCCTCGACGGTGAGGTCGACGCCGCGGAGGGCCACCACGTCGCCGAACCGCTTGTGGAGGGAGCGCAACTCCAGTGCAGCCATTGGCGGGCGCTTTCGCGGGCGGTGACATAGGCTTTTCCCGTGGCTAGATCGCTCGAAAGAATCCGGGCGCGGCCGGCGATGGGGCGACAGCGGGACGGCGCTTCCGGGAATGCTCGCCGCCACCATCCGGCAATCGTCGCCGCAACGGCACGGGGTTCGGAACTGTTTTAGGCGCTCCTCGGCGAAGAATACCGCAATGAGCGACCTCGCTGACGAGTATCGGCTCGACTACTTCGAGGAGGAGGGGTTCGTCCGACGGGAGTGTCGGGAGTGCGGCGACCACTTCTGGACCCGCGACGAGGGGCGGGAGATCTGCGGCGAGCCCCCCTGCGGCGAGTACCGGTTCATCGACAACCCGGGCTTCGACGAGGAGTACACCCTGGAGGAGATGCGCGAGGCCTTCCTCTCCTTCTTCGAGGAGAACGGCCACGAGCGCATCGATCCCTACCCCGTCGCCGCGAACCGCTGGCGCGACGACGTCCTGCTGACGCAGGCCTCCATCTACGACTTCCAGCCGCTGGTCACCTCCGGGCAGACGCCGCCGCCGGCGAACCCGCTGACCGTCTCCCAGCCGTGCATCCGGATGCAGGACATCGACAACGTGGGCAAGACCGGCCGGCACACGATGGCCTTCGAGATGATGGCCCACCACGCCTTCAACGCCCGCGAGGACTTAGAGGACCCCGACCAGTACGCCTACCAGGGCGAGGTCTACTGGAAGGAGGAGACCGTCGAGTACTGCGACCGGCTGTTCGAGTCGCTGGGCGCCGACCTCGACGAACTCGTCTACATCGAGGACCCCTGGGTGGGCGGCGGTAACGCCGGGCCCGCCCTCGAAGTGATCTACCGCGGCGCCGAGCTGGCGACGCTGGTCTTCATGTCGATGGAGCAGGACCCCGACGGCGAGTACGAGCTGAAGGACGGCAACCGCTACTCGCCGATGGACACCTACGTCGTCGACACCGGCTACGGCCTGGAGCGGTGGACCTGGATGAGCCAGGGCACCGCGACCGTCTACGAGGCCATCTACCCCGACGCCATCGACTTCCTGAAGGACAACGCCGGCATCGAACTCACCGACGAGGAGGCCGAGATCGTCCACGAGGCGGCGAAGCTCGCCGGCCACATGGACATCGACGAGGCCGAGGACGTCGAGGCCGCCCGCGGCGACATCGCCGCCGAGGTCGGCGTCGAGACCGAGCGCCTGGAGGACCTGATCGAGCCGCTGGAGGAGATCTACGCCATCGCCGACCACGCCCGCACGCTGGCGTACATGCTCGGCGACGGCATCGTCCCCTCCAACGTCGGCACGGGCTACCTCGCCCGGATGGTCCTCCGCCGGACCAAGCGGCTGGTCGACAGCGTCGGCGTGGACGCGCCGCTGGACGAACTGGTCGACATGCAGGCCGAGCGACTGGGCTACGAGAACCGCGACACCATCCGCGACATCGTCCGCACGGAGGTCGAGAAGTACCGCGAGACGCTGGACCGCGGCGGCCGGCGGGTCCGACAGCTGGCCGAGGAGTACGCCGAGCGCGGCGAGCCGATCCCGACCGAGGAGCTGATCGAGCTGTACGACTCCCACGGCATCCAGCCGGACACGGTAGAGGAGATCGCCGCCGAGAAGGGCGCCGCGGTCGAGGTGCCCGACGACTTCTACGCGCTCGTGGCCGACCGCCACGGCGGCGGGCAGGCCTTCGAGGCGGAAGAGGGACGCCCCTACGGCGACCGCCTGGCCGAACTGCCGGAGACCGACCGGCTCTACTACGAGGACCAGCAGCGCGTGGAGTTCGAGGCGGTCGTGCTCGAGGTCTTCGAGCGCGACGACGGCGACTACGACGTCGTCCTCGACCAGACCATGTTCTACCCCGAGGGCGGTGGCCAGCCGCCGGACCACGGGACGCTGTCGACCGACGACGCCACCGTCGAGGTCACGGACGTCCAGCGCTACGACGGCGTGATCGTCCACACCTGCGACGACGACCCCGGCACCGGCGAGTTCGTCCGCGGGCAGGTCGACGCCACCCGTCGCCGCCGGCTGATGCGCCACCACACGGCGACGCACATCGTCATCCACAGCGCCCGGCAGGTGCTGGGCGAGCACGTCCGACAGGCCGGCGCCCAGAAGGGCACCGAGTCCTCGCGGATCGACGTCCGCCACTACGAGTCGATCAGCCGCGAACAGGTCAGGGAGATCGAACACCGGGCCAACGACGTCGTCCGGTCGAACGGGCAGGTCAGCCAGGAGTGGCCCGACCGCCACGAGGCCGAGGACGAGCACGGCTTCGACCTCTACCAGGGCGGCATCCCGCCGGGCGAGCAGATCCGGCTGATCCACGTCGACGACGACGTCCAGGCCTGCGGCGGCACCCACGTCGCCCGCACCGGCGACGTCGGCGCGATCAAGATCCTGAACACCGAGCGCGTCCAGGACGGCGTCATCCGGATCACCTTCGCCGCCGGCGACGCGGCCATCCAGGCCACCCAGGACACCGAGGACGCCCTCTACGAGGCCGCCGAGGTGCTCGACGTGGCGCCCGACGAGGTGCCCGAGACCGCCGAGCGCTTCTTCACCGAGTGGAAGCAGCGGGGCAAGGACATCGAGGACCTCAAGGAGCAACTCGCCGAGGCGCGGGCCTCCGGCGGCGCCGACGCCGAGGAGGCCGAGGTCGCCGACACCACGGCCGTGATCCAGCGCATCGACGCCGACATGGACGAGCTGCGCGCCCAGGCCAACGCCCTGGTCGACGAGGGCAAGATCGCGGTGCTCGGTTCGGGCGCCGACGGCGCCCAGTTCGTCGTGGCAGTGCCGGACGACGTGCCCGTCAACGCCGGCCAGGTCGTCGGCGAACTCGCCGGCCGCGTCGGCGGGGGCGGCGGCGGCCCGCCGGACTTCGCGCAGGGCGGCGGCCCCGACGGCGACAAGCTGGACGAGGCGCTGGAAGACGCGCCCGACGTGCTCCGGCAGGTCGCGAACGCATAGAGCAGCTACTTTTTTCCGCTGCGACTGCCCTGTCTCCAGTCAGCGTGTTTCACGGCGAGCGCAGACGTCGTCGCAAGATACGTAAACATCGCATACATAGCAAACTCCATGGGAACGATCTCGGCGCGAGTGCCGGACGAACTCGAGGAGGAACTCGACGCCTACGTCGAGGCGGAGAACCTCGACAGGAGCACGGCAGTCCGGAAGCTCCTGACCGAGCGGCTGTCGGAAGTCCGTCGGGAGCGCGCGCTGTCGATGCTCGATTCGGGTGAGGTGACCCTCTCCCGGGCGGCGGAAATCGCCGAGACCGACACTTGGGAACTGGCTCGGCTTGCGAAAGAACGGGAGATTTCGTGGGTCGACGACGACGGGCTGGCGGCGGACCTCGAGGACCTGTGACGCTGATCGTCGACGCGACGCCGCTGATCGTTCTGGCGAAATCGGACCACCTCGACGTGCTGACAGGCCGCGACGAGACCCCCGTCGTCCCGGCTCTTGTGTACGACGAGGTCGTCGAGACGGGGTTGTCAGCGGGGTATCCCGACGCCCGTCGGATCGAGCGCGCTATCGAGAACGGGCACTTCGCGGTCGAAGACGCCCCGGAGTCGGCACTGTTCGAGGAACTCGCGTCGAGTCCAGCCCTCAGTGAGGCCGACGCGGCGGTCCTCGCCCTCGCCGCAGACCGTGACGGCGTCGCCGTGATGGACGAGCAGGCTGGCCGAGCGGCCGCCGACGCCGAGGGGATCGAGACCAGAGGGACCGCGTACGTCGTCCTCTCGAGCGTCGAGCGCGGCGAGCAGACGCCCGCTGAAGCGCGGTCGATAATCGACGACATCGTCGAAGCGGGCTGGCACTGTTCGACGGACCTCTACGCCCAGATAGTCCGGAAACTGGAAGAAATGGACGAAGTGGCGGACGAAGAGTGAACGTCACACGTCGACGGCTGATCACGACACCGCTCACCCGCGACAGCGCTCGACTGCCTCGCGCATCGCCTGGACGACCTCACCGATCAGTACTCCCGCGTTCACGTGCAATGGCTCTGCCGGCACCAGTAACGGCCCTGTGCCACGGAGGACGCGGTGGCCACGTTACATTTGTACGATCAGCGTCTATTTTGCGCCGTGCCGTCAGCGGAACTGGTGTTCGGGGAGGCTGAGCCGAAGCGACAGTTCGTCATCGCAGCCGTCGCTGCGTCGGTAGTAATCTACGCGCTTCCGGAGATGCTGGTGCGTGACTTCCCATTCCTCGTACACGGGGCCATCGCTGCAGTCGGGGTGGTCGGCGGGATATTCTATCGAGTCGGGCTCATAGGTACTCTCACGGGAGTATGCATTCTGTTCACGGTGCTCATGCTGTCAGTATACTACAATCGGTCCGTGGACCAGGCACTCGGGTTCCATACCTTCATTCCAGTTTTCGTCGTAGTGGCTGAGACCTTGCTGTTCGGCGTGCCGGCCTTCTTCCTGGGAGTCGGCGCCCGTCGATATCTCCTCGCTGATTAGAGTGGCCGCGTCGCGCTTGACGTGGTTCAATTCGCCCGGGCAATAGGCAGCGTCTTTGGGGAACCCCCGCCTACGGGCGTCCATGCCCACGGTCGACAACGGCGGCTGCGAACTGTACTACGAGACGGAGGGGTCGGGACCGACCGTCGCCTTCGTCGGCGACGTCGGCGCGGGCGCGTGGCTGTGGGGCTGGCAGCACGGCGCCGTCGCCGGCCCCTACGAGGCGCTGACCTGGGACCTCCGCGGCACGGGCCGCTCGGACGCACCGGACGGGCCCTACGACGTCCGGACGCTCGCGGGCGACCTGGAGGCCGTCCTCGCCGACGCCGGCGTCGCTGACGTCCACCTCGTCGGCGCCGGCCTCGGCGGGATGGTCGCGCTGGCGCACGCCCACCGGTACAACCGGGCCGAGTCGCTGGCGCTGATCGGGACGGCCGCCGACGGGAGCGAGGTGACCGACCGCCTCGACGACCTGCGAGCCGATCCCGAGGACCGGGGCGCACTGGCCGGATCGCTGTCGGCAGCATTCGCCGCAGACCTCGACGAGCACCCGGACGTCCGCGACCGGATCGTCAGCTGGCGGAGCGAGGACGACGCCGGTCTGGAGGGCTGGGACGCCCAGGCCGCGGCGATGCGGGGCTTCGAGGCGCCGCCGCTGTACGAGGTGACCGACCCCGCGCTCGTCCTCCACGGCGTCGACGACGTCGTGGTGCCGGCCGAGGCGGGCGAACAGTTAGCCGAGGACCTGCCCCGCGGCGAGTACCGCGCCGTCGAGGGCGGCCACTGGTGTCTCGTCGAGACCTCCGACGCCGTCTCCGACGCGCTGGTCGGGTGGCTGGACGAGCAGACGGAGTGAGTAGCCGGCGCGACCGGACGAGGGCGCGGCAAGACTGGCCAGTCTCTCGTCGGCCGTCTATCACGAACGTTCACCACGGGCGCTGCCGCGGCAATTTTCGGGCGATAGTGGTAGGTTTTTACGCCTCGGACCAGTTTGCTAGCGCGATGAGTCTCAGGATCGCCCTGCTGAACGCGGCCCACGACGGGTCGGACAACCGCCGGAATTTCCGGCGGGAGCTGGACGCCGACCTCGTCGAATTCGACGTCACCGAACGCGAACTGCCCGAGGACTTCGCGTTCGACGCCTGTGTCGTCACCGGGTCGCGCGCCTCCGTCTACTGGGAGGAGCCGTGGATCGCGGACCTCGAGGCGTGGGTCCGCGACGCAGTCGAGCGCGACGTGGCGTTCCTGGGCGTCTGTTTCGGGCACCAGCTCCTCGCGTCAGCGCTGGGCGGGACCGTCGAGCCGATGGCGGAGTACGAGATCGGCTACCGCACCGTCGAGCACGACGGCGACTCGCCCCTGCTCGCGGGCGTCGACGAGGAGTTCACCGTCTTCACGACCCACTCGGACCGCGTGGCCGAGGTGCCGCCGGGCGCCGAGCGGTTCGCGGAGAACGACTACGGCGTCCACGGCTTCCGCAAGGGCGACGTCTTCGCGGTCCAGTTCCACCCCGAGTACGATCCGCGGACGGCCCGCGAGGTCACGAAGAGCAAGGACGACCAGCTCTCGGCGGACCGCATCGACGACGTGCTCGCGGGCGTCACCGAGGAGAACTACCGGGCCGCCTGCGAGGCCAAGCGGCTGTTCGAGAACTTCACCGACTACGTCAGTAGCGAGGTCGCGAGCGCAGCGAGCGACCTCGAAGCGCCGAGCACTGACGCCCCGACCGTCGACGAGGCGCCGGGCGGCGAGGGCGCCGCCGCGGACGACTGATCGCGGTCGCTGACGGCCGACGATTCTCGCAGTTCGATCGACGAGCAGCGGCGCGCCGACGTCCCGTCAGGTGAAGCGGCCGGTCTCGGCGCCGCAGTCCTCGCAGACCGTGACGAGCGCGTCGCGGTCGTCGGTCATCTCCACGCGGTTCTCGGTGCGGCCGCCGCAGTCGGGACACGACCGGAGCATCTCCGTCTCGCCCATGTCGGCGGGGGCACCGATGGCCAGCGCGACCACGCGCTCGTCGCCGTCGTTGCGCCCCAGTTGCCACTCGCCGGGCGCGAAGCGGACGGCCTCGCCGGGGCCGACGGTCACCTCGCCGTCCTCCGTCTCGAAGGTGGCGGTGCCGGACTGGACGTAGAACACCTCCTCCTGGCGCTCGTGGCGGTGGTAGCCGAACCCGAACGTCTCGCCGGGCTCGAGTTCGTAGTGGTTCAGCGCGAGGTTCTCGGCGCCGAGCGCGCCGGAGAGCAGGCGCCTGCCGGTCGCCGGGCCCATGCGCGAGTCGACGTCGTCGAGGCTGACGCGTTCCATGCGAAACGATACCGCGGGAAGCGAGAAAAGCCTCAGGTCCGACGCGGGGGCGAGCGGGACGCGGTGACGGCCGGCCGCGTCACTCGGTTCGGTCGATGTCGAGCTCGTCCTGGAGCCCGTCGAGCCACTCGGTCTCCTCGAGCTCCTCCAGCTGCTCCCGGAAGTGGGTCTTGCAGACGCCGACGGTGACGCCGTCCTTCTCGACGCCGATGTCGGCCTCGCTGTCGCAGTAGTGACACTGCATATTCCAGGTGAAGGGCCGAGCGGGCTTGAACCCTCCGTTCCGTCGGACGACCGTCATACGGAAAGGCGTTCACGGATCCGCTCCCACTCGGCCTCGTCGAGGCCTGCCAGCCCGAGTTCCTCGCCGTGAGCGTCGCTGCCGCCCGTCGGAACGAGGTCGTGAGTCTCGATCGCCTCGTCGACGGGCGCCGGGTCGACCGTTCCCTCGTAGGGGTAGGCCCGCTCGACGGCGTCGAGGGAGTCACACAGCGCCAGCGCCGCCTCGGGGTCGGGGTAGCGCAGCGGGTGCGCGAGGCCCACGAGGGCACAGGACCCCGCGAGCAGGTCCCGGCCGCGCTCGAAGGAAGGGACGTCGCGGGCCACGTAGCAGGGCCCGTCGTCGCCGATGAACTCGTCGAAGACGTCCTGCACAGAGCGATCGGTGACCTCGGCGACGGCGCGGGCGACGTGCGGACGGCCGACGCCCGGTCCCGGTTCGATCGGTACGGAGACGTCCAGCCGCTCCTCCAGGCACTCGACGATGGCGCGGGCCCGCTCCTGGCGGTCCCGCTGCAGGCGGGCGCACTCCTCGGCCAGCGCGTCCGTCTCCCGGACGCCGTAGCCCAGCAGGTCGACGCGCTGCTCGCCCGCGGCGACGCGCAGCTCGATGCCGTGGACCAGCGTCACGTCGCCGCGGCGGGCGACCGGTTCGTCGACCGCCGGGTGGAGGCGGTCGTGGTCGGTCACCGCCACCGCGTCGAGCCCGGCCTCGCCGGCGGCCTCGACCAGTCCGGAGAGCGTCAGCGTCCCGTCCGAGTTCGTCGTGTGGGCGTGGAGGTCCGCGACGACCATGTCCGCCACCAGCGCCGCCGCCGAGAAGCCCCTTCCGGTCGTGGTCCTTATACGCACTAAGGGCTGTATGCATTATTAATAGTGAAGGTTTATTATAGACCATGAACTTTCTCGCCATATGCGACTGTTCGACGACGCGACCGACCTGTACGACGCGCACAGCTATCCGGCGACGACGGCCGACCTGATCGAGGCCTACGGCGATCAGGAGCTCGAACTGCCCAACGGGACGGAGACGCTGTCCGCCGTCCTCGGGCGACTCGACGACGAGACGTTTCAGACCTCCGACGAGGCCCGGATGGCGACCTACAGCGCCGTCAGCGACAGCGCGGTCGGCCGCGTCGGCTACTCCGACCGGGACCCCAGCTGTCCCGGCCTAGACGGGCACACGCACCTCTCGCTCTAATACCACCTTTTTACTTCGTCGGGTTTCCTCGGGCGCTCTGCGAGCGCCCTGCGGGAACCCTCCTCGTAAAAACGTGGGCGAAAAACAGCTCGTGAGCGCCAGCGGCGCTCACGAGTGAACCGGCGGCTTCGCCGCCGGATGCTATAACCGCTTACACAAACGCTACCGCTCAGCCGCCGCTCACTTCTTCAGGAAGTCCGGCAGGTCCAGCGCCTCGGTGCTGTCGACGTTCTGCCGGTCGAGGAGGTCGGTCGGGTCCAGCGCCTCGGGGAGGCCGTCGCGGCCGCCGGTGGGCGCGTCGCCGGGGTCGATGACGGTCGTCTCGCCCTCGACGAGGTCGGCCCAGACGGCCGCGCCGTCGTCGACCTCCTCGGCGACCGCCGTGGCCTCCCGGCGGCCCTCGCGGTAGGCCAGTTCGACCATGCTCCTGTCGTAGGACGTCTCCATCGCCTCGTAGATGGCCTCCAGTTCCTCGCGGTTGTACTCGCCGAGCTTCTCGGCGACGCCGATGGCGTAGGCCCGCTCGGTGGCCTCGTCGCGGTCGAGGTCGTCCCACGGTCCGTACTCCCGTTCGTAGCGGCTCATGTCTCGACGGTCTCGTCCGCGTGGATCTGCAGCCCCTGGTCGGAGAAGCTGATGCGGCGGATGTCGCAGTCGATGGCGGTGCCGCGCATCTTGATGACCTGCAGGCCCCGGGTCATGCTGCCGCCGTCGAGGAAGTTGTGGAAGAACACGACCCCGTGGGCGAGGTAGTGCTCGTCGCTGTAGGAGGAGGGATCGGTCATCTCCGAGATCAGGAGGATCGTGGCGTCGGTCTGTTTCAGCGCCGAGAGGAACCCGGTGATCTCCTCGGAGGCGTCCGTGAGGAAGTGCTGGAGGAGCATCGTCGAGTCGACGACGACCCGCTCCATGTCGTTTTCCTCGATGAAGGCCACGAGTCGATTCGTCAGTCCCCCCTCCGTCCCGAACTGGGTGATGGTCCGCTTGCCGCTCTCGGTGACGAGGTTGAGAAACTGGATGGCGTCGGACTGCATCGCCCGGTCGAAGCCGAACTCGAAGCCCGACATGTCCTGCATCAGCTCCTCCTTGGTCTCGTGCATCGTCACGTAGAGGCAGCTCTCACCCTGCTTGGCGCCCTGGGTGATGAACTGCGCGGAGAAGGTCGTCTTGCCGCTCCCCGGGGGTCCGCTGATCGCGTAGAGCCGGTTTTCGAGCAGCCCACCCTCTACGAGCTCGTCGAACCCCGGGACGCCGCTCGAAAGTCGCATACAGGGTGGAAGGCCGAACCCGCCTATAGGTGTTTTCGCTCCGTTTTCAGCCCTGATAACCGTCGACGACGGCCCCATCGGGCACTGGCGCGGTCAGCCGCGAGCCCGCTACAGCGGGCTCACGCACTCCCGGCAGTAGGCGTAGGTCGCCGCGGCCTCGTTGTGGGCCCCGCAGTTGTCGCAGTAGACGCCGTCGGTCGCCGCCTCCTCACCGCCCTCGACCGCGGCCGCCCGGGACCGATCCATCCGGGGGGTCGCGTCGGGCGAGGGGTCCTCCCGCTGGAAGTACCGGTACAGCAGGAGCTGTAGCAGGCCGAAGCCGACGACGTAGGCGATCAGCCAGCCCAGCGCGTCCATGCTGTGGTATAGGTTATCACAGTACTTGGGACTTCCGGCTGGGTCACGAACGCGAAAGAGAGCGTCGGAGACTGCCAATCAGAGCCGCGACCGGGTTCAGGCGTCGGGCGGCGAACGGTCGCGGCCGAACTCGTCGAACTGCTCGAGATCCTCGGGGAGGTCGTACTCGATGCGGCGCTGTTCCCGGCGGTCGACGTTGGCGTCTGCGGTGGACTCGGCGACGGGCTCCCAGCCGGGCTTGACGGTGATCGACTTGGCGGGCTGGCCGGCGGCGACGTGGTGGGCCGGGACGTCGCGCTGGGCGATCGACTTGGCCGCGAGGACGGAGTTCTCGCCCAGGCGGACGCCCGCCCGCACCATCGAGTCGTAGGTGACGCGGACGTCGTCCTCGACGATCGTGTGATAGAGGTCCACCTCGGTCTGGTCGACGACGTCGTGGTCGTGGCTGTAGACGTGGGCGTCGTCGGAGATGGAGACGCGGTCGCCGATCGTCAGTTTCCCGCGGTCGTCGAGGTGGACGTCGTCGTGGACGACGACGTTGTCGCCGACGGTGATGTTGTGGCCGTAGGTGAAGGTGATCCCCTTGAAGAACCGACAGTCGTCGCCGCAGTCCTCGAAGAGGTGGTCTGCGAGCATCCGCCGGAAGCGCAGGGCGAACTCGATGTTGTCGGCCATCGGGGTGGCGTCGAACTGGCGCCACAGCCACTGGAGGTGCTTCGAGCGCTCGAAGGCCTCCTCGTCTTTCTCGGCGTAGTACTCGCTCTCCAGCGTGGTGTTACAGGGGTCGTACCCCTGAAGGCGGACCCGCTCGGCCGGCGTGACGTCCCCGCCCGACTGCCAGC of the Halomicrobium salinisoli genome contains:
- a CDS encoding DUF6757 family protein codes for the protein MQCHYCDSEADIGVEKDGVTVGVCKTHFREQLEELEETEWLDGLQDELDIDRTE
- a CDS encoding UPF0175 family protein — translated: MGTISARVPDELEEELDAYVEAENLDRSTAVRKLLTERLSEVRRERALSMLDSGEVTLSRAAEIAETDTWELARLAKEREISWVDDDGLAADLEDL
- a CDS encoding RAD55 family ATPase, coding for MRLSSGVPGFDELVEGGLLENRLYAISGPPGSGKTTFSAQFITQGAKQGESCLYVTMHETKEELMQDMSGFEFGFDRAMQSDAIQFLNLVTESGKRTITQFGTEGGLTNRLVAFIEENDMERVVVDSTMLLQHFLTDASEEITGFLSALKQTDATILLISEMTDPSSYSDEHYLAHGVVFFHNFLDGGSMTRGLQVIKMRGTAIDCDIRRISFSDQGLQIHADETVET
- the alaS gene encoding alanine--tRNA ligase — protein: MSDLADEYRLDYFEEEGFVRRECRECGDHFWTRDEGREICGEPPCGEYRFIDNPGFDEEYTLEEMREAFLSFFEENGHERIDPYPVAANRWRDDVLLTQASIYDFQPLVTSGQTPPPANPLTVSQPCIRMQDIDNVGKTGRHTMAFEMMAHHAFNAREDLEDPDQYAYQGEVYWKEETVEYCDRLFESLGADLDELVYIEDPWVGGGNAGPALEVIYRGAELATLVFMSMEQDPDGEYELKDGNRYSPMDTYVVDTGYGLERWTWMSQGTATVYEAIYPDAIDFLKDNAGIELTDEEAEIVHEAAKLAGHMDIDEAEDVEAARGDIAAEVGVETERLEDLIEPLEEIYAIADHARTLAYMLGDGIVPSNVGTGYLARMVLRRTKRLVDSVGVDAPLDELVDMQAERLGYENRDTIRDIVRTEVEKYRETLDRGGRRVRQLAEEYAERGEPIPTEELIELYDSHGIQPDTVEEIAAEKGAAVEVPDDFYALVADRHGGGQAFEAEEGRPYGDRLAELPETDRLYYEDQQRVEFEAVVLEVFERDDGDYDVVLDQTMFYPEGGGQPPDHGTLSTDDATVEVTDVQRYDGVIVHTCDDDPGTGEFVRGQVDATRRRRLMRHHTATHIVIHSARQVLGEHVRQAGAQKGTESSRIDVRHYESISREQVREIEHRANDVVRSNGQVSQEWPDRHEAEDEHGFDLYQGGIPPGEQIRLIHVDDDVQACGGTHVARTGDVGAIKILNTERVQDGVIRITFAAGDAAIQATQDTEDALYEAAEVLDVAPDEVPETAERFFTEWKQRGKDIEDLKEQLAEARASGGADAEEAEVADTTAVIQRIDADMDELRAQANALVDEGKIAVLGSGADGAQFVVAVPDDVPVNAGQVVGELAGRVGGGGGGPPDFAQGGGPDGDKLDEALEDAPDVLRQVANA
- a CDS encoding type 1 glutamine amidotransferase, yielding MSLRIALLNAAHDGSDNRRNFRRELDADLVEFDVTERELPEDFAFDACVVTGSRASVYWEEPWIADLEAWVRDAVERDVAFLGVCFGHQLLASALGGTVEPMAEYEIGYRTVEHDGDSPLLAGVDEEFTVFTTHSDRVAEVPPGAERFAENDYGVHGFRKGDVFAVQFHPEYDPRTAREVTKSKDDQLSADRIDDVLAGVTEENYRAACEAKRLFENFTDYVSSEVASAASDLEAPSTDAPTVDEAPGGEGAAADD
- a CDS encoding cupin domain-containing protein — protein: MERVSLDDVDSRMGPATGRRLLSGALGAENLALNHYELEPGETFGFGYHRHERQEEVFYVQSGTATFETEDGEVTVGPGEAVRFAPGEWQLGRNDGDERVVALAIGAPADMGETEMLRSCPDCGGRTENRVEMTDDRDALVTVCEDCGAETGRFT
- a CDS encoding DUF7577 domain-containing protein, yielding MDALGWLIAYVVGFGLLQLLLYRYFQREDPSPDATPRMDRSRAAAVEGGEEAATDGVYCDNCGAHNEAAATYAYCRECVSPL
- a CDS encoding DUF3368 domain-containing protein, yielding MTLIVDATPLIVLAKSDHLDVLTGRDETPVVPALVYDEVVETGLSAGYPDARRIERAIENGHFAVEDAPESALFEELASSPALSEADAAVLALAADRDGVAVMDEQAGRAAADAEGIETRGTAYVVLSSVERGEQTPAEARSIIDDIVEAGWHCSTDLYAQIVRKLEEMDEVADEE
- a CDS encoding PHP domain-containing protein; the encoded protein is MVVADLHAHTTNSDGTLTLSGLVEAAGEAGLDAVAVTDHDRLHPAVDEPVARRGDVTLVHGIELRVAAGEQRVDLLGYGVRETDALAEECARLQRDRQERARAIVECLEERLDVSVPIEPGPGVGRPHVARAVAEVTDRSVQDVFDEFIGDDGPCYVARDVPSFERGRDLLAGSCALVGLAHPLRYPDPEAALALCDSLDAVERAYPYEGTVDPAPVDEAIETHDLVPTGGSDAHGEELGLAGLDEAEWERIRERLSV
- a CDS encoding acyltransferase, coding for MTKRHVSLPPLAEEGLRAFIAEVDERLSGDEDTCDVVEDVLVDLHGDREAYERWQSGGDVTPAERVRLQGYDPCNTTLESEYYAEKDEEAFERSKHLQWLWRQFDATPMADNIEFALRFRRMLADHLFEDCGDDCRFFKGITFTYGHNITVGDNVVVHDDVHLDDRGKLTIGDRVSISDDAHVYSHDHDVVDQTEVDLYHTIVEDDVRVTYDSMVRAGVRLGENSVLAAKSIAQRDVPAHHVAAGQPAKSITVKPGWEPVAESTADANVDRREQRRIEYDLPEDLEQFDEFGRDRSPPDA
- a CDS encoding DUF5789 family protein; amino-acid sequence: MRLFDDATDLYDAHSYPATTADLIEAYGDQELELPNGTETLSAVLGRLDDETFQTSDEARMATYSAVSDSAVGRVGYSDRDPSCPGLDGHTHLSL
- a CDS encoding alpha/beta fold hydrolase encodes the protein MPTVDNGGCELYYETEGSGPTVAFVGDVGAGAWLWGWQHGAVAGPYEALTWDLRGTGRSDAPDGPYDVRTLAGDLEAVLADAGVADVHLVGAGLGGMVALAHAHRYNRAESLALIGTAADGSEVTDRLDDLRADPEDRGALAGSLSAAFAADLDEHPDVRDRIVSWRSEDDAGLEGWDAQAAAMRGFEAPPLYEVTDPALVLHGVDDVVVPAEAGEQLAEDLPRGEYRAVEGGHWCLVETSDAVSDALVGWLDEQTE